The Sphingobacteriales bacterium nucleotide sequence AAATCCAATACAAAAGCCATTTTATAGAAGCACAATGAGCAAATACAGGTACTACGAAAATGGTTACGAAATAAAAGATTTAGGACCAAATAAGTTGAAGAAAAATTGTCCATATCATGCTGTGCAAGAAAAATTAGCACATCTAAAAACTTAGTTTTTTTGTATTAATTGTAGCTTAGAAACAATAGAAAATTTGTTGTTTCGGATTGATTTTTCGTAGAAATAATTCCAAAGCTTGTTTCATGTCTTCATCAAGTTTGTATATGATGTTGTCTGTCCAATAGTTTAATACATCAAACGAATTTGTATTATATGATGCATATTGCTCAGCTAAAATATTTTTGTGTTGTATGCCATATTCAAGCGCATGATTAAATTCTAATAAAAAATCATTGTCTAATATTTTATTACTTACCCACGCAGCAAAAACAAAAGGTAAGCCAGTGTGTTGTTTCCAAGTATAAGATAAATCATAATTATAAACGTATTTATCAATAAGTTGTATACATCTATCGCCAATAACTACAGCAGCTTCATAGTTTTTTATATTGTTTTCATAGTTTGGATATGCTGGCAAAAATTGCACTTCTTTTTTCCAGTATTCTTTAAATAATATTTGTACCAACAAAACAGAAGTTCTTGATTGTTCGTCAAGATATACAGTTTGTATCTCGTCAATAGGTACATTAGCATACAAAGAGACCGTTTTTACATATCCATTAGCACCAATACAAAATGGCGAAATAATATGTGCATTGCTGAGTAATGGGATAATGGCAACAGGCACCAATCCAATATCTATTTTATTGTTTAATAAATGAATGGCACATTGTGCTGGATTGTCTTGTGATAACCTTATTTGATTTTGTATAGATGATGCTTGAATGCCGTATAAAAATGGCTTGGTATTTAGATATGATACAGCTGATATATGATATATTTTTTCTTCCACTATTAATAACCGTTACACTACCAACTGATATGCAATTTTAAATTAAATCTTCTATTGGTTAGATAATTTGGAATTGCCCATTGATTATTATCTATATCTTTTATCCATCTATAAGATAATGTATTGTATATTCCAATTATATTAAATACTTCAAAGCTTGTCCATATTTTATCGAATTTTGCGCCAAAGCTTTTGGTTTCTTTTGTACGTTTATCTCCATCAATTATTAAGTAAGAAAAGCCTATGTCTAATCTTCTATATGGTGGAATTTTAAGTACATCTTTATAGCGTTGTCTATCTGGTGGTCCAAATGGCAATCCAGTACCTACAACTAAATTGAAATGCACTTTAAAACTTTTATTCTTTACTAAATAATCTTGAAAATATAAGTTAAAAAATAATGTTTGGTCTGTTGGTCTTCTTATTTTTCCTGGATATACAATTTGCGAATCTATGTCACCACTATTATTTGTTGATGTTTTATAATAGAAATCATCATTCAAATTTTCTTTTGTACTTAAATAAGATATGCTTACCCAAGAATCTGTGCCTTTTACCAATTCTCCAAAAAATCTAACATCAACTCCAGTTGCATAACCAGTTGCATTGTTTTTTGCAAAGTATCTTATTCTTATGTCTTCAATTTCATATGGATTGAGCTGCCATAGATATTTGTAATATGCTTCTGTTGTAAGTTTAAAGTTTCTATTTCCCCAAGCTTTAAAAACATAATCAGCACCTAATACAATTTGAGCAGATTTTTGTGCCTTTACTTGTTTGTTGATATTGCCATCAAAATCTCTTAGTTCTCTGTAAAATGGTGCTTGTTGATACATACCTAATGATGCTCTTAAGGTAAGATCGGCTTTTATATTTGGTTTGTACACCATTTGCATTCTTGGCGAAACTAAAAACTCTTTATTCACATTCCAGAAATGATATCTTATGCCTGTTGTAATAAATAATTTTACAGAATCATCTCTGATATTCCATTTGTGTTGCACATAACCATGTGTTCTTACTGATTGTAACTCAATAGTTGATTTTAATCTATTTTGAATAGTTATATAATTTCCAGAATATGGTACTGCATATCCAGCTGAATCTATACGTGTCCATTCACTAAGCTTATCATTTATTTTTTCGTATTGTACAGTATTTCCAAACTCTAATAAATGTTTTTTAAAAGCTAATTTTCCGTTCCATGCAGTGTTGAACACAATAGCATCTAATTTGTTTCTTGCCCAATCTTGGAAAGTTCCAGCACCTAAATTTTCTTTTACATTGCCAAAATTATCTTTATTTGGGTCAATCTCAATTTCATCTAATGAATAATAACCAGTGATGTTGAATTGCTCTAATTCTTGCATCTTCCAAAATGCAGAATTTATCTTCATACTAAAAGTAGAATTTGGAACAAATTTGTATGCAATGCCAGCCATTGTATTGTTGAACTGTGAATTTTCGCCACCTTCAAAATCTACTAAAAAACGAATAAGTTTATCGAATGTTCCTGCTCTTGTTTCTTGCAAATCTGGCGTGAATTTGTATTTATTAAAAGCATGATAGGCTAAAATTTCAATATCATTTTTGTTGTTTGGTTTGTAATGGAAGTTACCTTGAACATCAAAGAAATTTGGATTGTATTCGCCTTTTGCATCCAACGTGCCTAATAAGTATGCGTTTGATTTATAACGAACACCAGTTAGAAATGTAAATTTTTCATTTTTTGTAATGCCTTCTATATGTGCATTTACACCTAATAAACTTGCCATCACACTACCTTTGAATGCAGTTGGTGTTTTATATTTTACATTTAAAACAGACGACATCTTATCGTTGTATTTTGCTTCGAAACCACCTGCAGAAAATGATAAACTTTCTACTAAATCTACATTGGCAAAACTCAAACCTTCTTGCTGTCCGCTTGATGTAAGAAATGTTTTATAAATTTCAAAATCATTGACATAAACTAAGTTTTCGTCATAATTGCCACCACGCACATTGTATTGTCCAGTAAGTTCGTTATTTGACTGTACACCAGCAAACGTTTTTACAATTGTGCCTATATCATTCGTTGGATTTGGAAAATATTCTGCACTTTTTGCATCAAGTTTTTGTTCTGTATTGCCTTTGCTTTTAGATACAATTTCAATAGAATCTATTTCATTAACATTAGATGTCATAAAAACATCTACTTCTTTTTCATTTTATTAGAAGAAAAAACTTTTATGGTTTGCAATGCAAATTGTATATGCTTGAATTCAACTTCACAAAAATTATCATCAAAATCTAATCTTAAGCTATATTCTCCATTTTCGTTTGTTGTTGTAGAATTGTTAGTTCCTTTTTGTATGATATTGACATTTGCAATTGGTAAATTCTCATTGTCGCGCACCAAACCTTTTATAGTAATTGTATGCTGAGCAAAAGTACTTAGAAATAAAATAATAAAACAATATGTGAAATTGAGTTTGAGCATGAATAGAATAAATTATATTGCTTTTAGGTTTGCAATGGTCTGTATTGGATTTTCTGAGTTAAATACTGCATTGCCTGCAACTAAAACATTGGCACCTGTGTCTATTAATTTTTTAGCATTGTGTAAGCTTACGCCTCCATCAATTTCTATTAATGCTTTGCTATTCTTTTGTTCAATTAATTGTTTTAATTCTGATATCTTATTGTAAGTATTTTCGATAAATGATTGTCCGCCAAAACCTGGATTTACACTCATCATACATACTAAATCAACTTCTGCAATTATTTCTCATAAAAAATGTATTGGTGTGTGAGGATTAATTGCTACGCCAGCTTTCATACCACATGATTTTATATGTTGTATAGTTCTGTGTAGATGTGTACACGCTTCTATGTGTACCGTAAGAATATCTGCGCCAGCATTTTTAAATTCTTGGATGTATTTTTGTGGTTCAACTATCATTAAGTGTACATCAAAAACCTTAGTAGATAGTTTTCGCATGGCATCTATAACTAAAAAACCAAAAGAAATATTTGGAACAAAAACACCATCCATCACATCAATATGAATGTATTCAGCATCACTCTGGTTGAGCATTTCAAAATCTTTGGCTAGGTTTGCAAAATTTGCAGATAAAACTGATGGTGCAATTATCGTTGAATTCATAGTTTCAAATATAAATGAATTTATTGGCTCATTTTTAATATTTCTTCAAATTCTTCTTTAGTAATGTCTATCACAGAGAGTCTGCCTTGCTTTATCATCTTGATTTCTTGTAGATTAGGATTTGCTTTTATCTGTGCTAAGCTCACTGATTTTTTTAATTTTTTAAATGGTGCAACATCAACACATACCCATCTTTCGTCATCAGATGTTGGGTCTTGATAAGCTGTCTTTACTATTTTCATGATGCCAACAACAGCTTTATCAATATTTGAGTGATAAAATAACGCTTTGTCACCAACTTTCATGGCTTTCATATTATTTCTTGCTGTATAATTGCGAACACCATCCCAATGTTCTTGTCCTTTTTGTACCAAATCATCGTAACTAAATACATCAGGCTCAGATTTCATTATCCAATATTGCATGTTATTCTATTAATTTTAAAATTTTAGTATATTTAATATAGTTGATACCTAATTGCTCAAATCTTTCAAAATCTTCTTTCATTTGTTGCTTCCAAGTAACTTCTGTATTGATATTTTCATTTTTATGCTTAATATAAATTCCTTTTGCTTCTTCGTATTTATTATTAAGTAATAGTGCATGTGCAAAATTAATTTTCACAGCTAAGTTATCTGGCATTTCGTTATTCAACTTAGTCATGATATTTAATGACTTGGTAAATTGTTTAGTATCTAAATATAAGATGCCTAAAAAATGCTGTAAATCTTTATCTTCTTTCTTAGTTTTGTATAGATTTTCTATTATGAATAATGCAGAATCATATTTTTTAAAATTGTATAATGCAATCGCTTTGTTATATTGATTAGTATAATCTTCCAAATTTACTTTTTCTGGATTTACACAAATATTGTAATTGTTTTTATAAATATTATTTTTTTCATCAATATTCAATTTATTGTATTCAGATACAGAATATTTTTCTTGCACTTTATCTAATACACATAAACAGTCTTCATTTATATTTTTATTTGATTTTGAATTAATGTTTTTGCAATTATTTAGAAATACAGTTTTATTATTCTCGTTCCAACCTCTTGAAACCATAAAATCTATTTTTGGAATAGCTTCAAACACCACAAAGCATTTTCAATCAAATTAGTATTTTCAATTACAATGTATAGTTTTTTTATATTCTTATAACATGGTTGTCCAAAATCCAGCACACTATATTGTTCAACAATTTTTTCACCTGAATAACAAATGTCACTTGTAGTATTCTTATTACTTATAAATGTATTTGCTTTTTGTTTGTCATTAAAAATATAATAATTACACTTACTTGTTCCACTAATACCAGAAAGAAGATTAATGCTACCACCAAATATTTTTGCAGGAGCATAAGGTACATTTCCTAAAATATCAGCCAAATTATTAGAAATATTTTTATTTATTTCTAAGATTGAAATTCTGTAAACCAATTCAAGAGTTCCATTAGGTATATTCATTTCTATTAACTTCTTCTCTCTAGCTGGCAATTCAAATTTTTGATAAAATTGTTTTGTCGTGTCCCAATATTGTTTGTTTTGTGCAAATAAAATGCCCACATTTAAGCATACAGCAAAGATCAAAATAATATGTTTTTGCATTGGATATACCATGATGTATAATTTTTTACAAGATAATGCAAATTAATTGATGTATATGCTAATATTATTTAAAAAAGAAGTACCTTTGCACTCGAAAAACAAATTATTTTATAACTAAATAAATCCAAACTCCATGATTTTTGATTTAGATATGATTAAAAAAGTGTATGCTGAGTTTCCAGCTAAGGTGGATAAAGCAAAAGCACAATTAAACAGACCATTAACTTTAGCAGAAAAAATCTTATTCGCACATCTACACGAATCTCAATCTTTAGAAGATTTTCAAAGAGGCACATCTTATGTAGATTTCGCACCAGACCGTGTAGCTATGCAAGATGCAACAGCACAGATGGCATTATTACAATTTATGCAAGCTGGTCGTAAAAAAGTTGCAGTTCCATCTACTGTACATGCTGACCACTTAATTCAAGCAAAAATTGGAGCAGATAAAGATTTACAAGATGCAATAAACACAAACAACGAAGTATATAACTTTTTAGCTTCAGTATCTAATAAATATGGCGTTGGTTTTTGGAAACCAGGTGCTGGTATTATTCACCAAGTAGTATTAGAAAATTATGCATTTCCTGGTGGAATGATGATTGGTACAGACTCACACACTGTAAATGCAGGTGGATTAGGTATGATTGCTATTGGTGTTGGTGGTGCAGATGCTGTGGATGTAATGGCAGGAATGCCTTGGGAACTAAAATGGCCAAAACTAATCGGTGTAAAATTAACAGGTAAATTAAGTGGATGGACTTCTCCTAAAGATGTTATCTTAAAAGTTGCTGGTATTTTAACTGTAAAAGGTGGTACTGGCTGTATAGTTGAATATTTTGGTGAAGGTGTTACAGCAATGTCATGTACAGGAAAAGGTACTATTGCAAACATGGGTGCTGAAATTGGCGCAACAACATCAACTTTTGGATACGATGCGTCTATGTCTAGATACTTATCAGGCACAGGTAGAGCAGAAGTAGCAGCATTAGCAGATACTATCAAATCTTACTTAAATGCAGATCCAGAATGTTATGAGCAACCAGAGAAATATTTTGATCAAGTACTTGAAATTGACTTAAATACATTAGAACCACATTTGAATAGGCCATTCACACCTGATTTAGCAACACGTATTTCTAAATTGAAAGAGGCAGCTGATAAAAACGGTTGGCCATTAGATGTACAAGTAGGTTTAATTGGTTCTTGTACCAACTCATCTTACGAAGATATTTCACGTGCTGCATCATTAGCAAAACAAGTAAAAGAAAAAGGACTAAAATCCAAAGCACAATTTACAATTACACCAGGTTCTGAGCAAGTTCGTTTTACGATAGAAAGAGATGGCTTTATTGAGTTATTTGATGAAATTGGTGCTAATGTATTTGCAAATGCTTGCGGACCATGTATAGGACAATGGAGTAGAGAAGGAGCAGACAAAGGCGAGAAAAATACTATCGTTCACTCATTTAATAGAAACTTTGCTAAACGTGCAGATGGTAATCCAAATACATATGCATTTGTTGGCTCTCCAGAAATGGTAACTGCATTAGCAATTGCAGGACGTTTAGATTTTAATCCATTAACAGATACATTAATCAACGAAAAAGGAGAGGCTGTTAAATTAGATGAACCAACTGGTTTCGAATTACCACCAAATGGCTTTGCTGTAGATGATCCAGGTTATCAAGCACCAGCAGAAGATGGTAGCGGTGTAGAAGTAATTATCAATCCAAATTCAGATCGTCTACAAGTGTTAAATGGATTTAAACCATGGGAAGGCGATGATATTAAAGGATTAAAATTATTAATTAAAGCAAAAGGAAAATGTACAACAGACCATATTTCTATGGCTGGTCCATGGTTACGTTTTCGTGGTCACTTAGATAATATTTCTAATAATATGTTGATTGGTGCAGTAAATGCATTTAATGACAAAACAGATAATGTATTGAATGAACTTACTGGCGAATATGGTGCAGTGCCAGCAACAGCTAGAGCTTACAAAGCACAAGGTTTAGGTTCAATTGTATTTGGTGATGAAAATTATGGAGAAGGTTCTTCAAGAGAGCATGCTGCAATGGAGCCACGTCATTTAGGTGTACGTGCTGTTGTTGTAAAATCTTTTGCTCGTATCCACGAAACTAACTTGAAAAAACAAGGTATGTTGGCTTTAACTTTTATCAATAAAGACGACTACAATAAAGTTCAAGAAAACGATACAGTAGATATAGTTGGATTAACAGAATTTGCACCAGGCAAAAACTTGACGATAGTATTGCACCACAAAGATGGTAGTACAGAAAGTTTTGATGTAGCACATTCATACAATGAGCAACAAATTGGATGGTTCAAAGCAGGTTCTGCCTTAAACTTAATCAAACAACAAGTTGCTAATTAAAATAGCAAGCTTTTTATAAAAATTTAAAGTTGACCGCCAAGAATTTCTTGGCGGTTTTTGCATTAATAAGGAAAATGGCATCAGAAAAATAGCATAAAAAAGTTTCGTCATTGCGAACGAAGTGACGCAATCAAAAAACTGATGATTATAATAAAATGCGTTCAAGCATCAATGCCACAGCTGACTGTCGACAGACGACTGCCGACCATCACGGCATTAGAAAAATAGCGTTAAGAAAATAAGCGTCGAGCGTAAGGAAAGTTTTGCTGTTTGAAGTTCTGCTTTGTAGAAGCAGAACAAGTTTAAAACTTTAGCGAAGACGAATATTTTTAGCGTAATTTTTCGTAAGCCTTGATTTTTCTTTGTTACTTTCTTTGTATCAAGACAAAGAAAGTAAATACACTATTTTATCAAAAAAAAAGTAAATGTAACACTCTTGTATCAAGACAAAGAAAGTAAATACACTTTTTCATCAAGAAAAAATAGCTTTACTGTCATTACCACGAAAGTGGTAATCTCCTAAACACTTAGAAATATGAGATTACCTTTTTCAAGGCAATGACATCAAGCAATTTTATTAAAAAAGTAAAAAGCGTTCAAGCATCAATGCCACAGCTGACTGTCGACAGACGACCATCACGGCATTAGAAAAATAGCGTAAAGAAAGTTTTGCATAAAGAACGTTCAAGCGTTAGCACGCGGCGAAGAAAAATCGAAACGGCTGAAATCATCGTGCAAAAAGATATAGAGCAAGATATTTATGTTATAATACAAACACTAAACAAGCACAAACAAAACCAACAAGATGATTTAAAGAAGTAAGATTTTTCGAGCTGAAGCCAAGAGCATGGCAAAGTGCCTCAGCTTGAACTTGATTTTTTGTTACTTTTTTATCAAGAAAAAAAGTAAGTATTACACTCTTGTATCAAGACAAAGAAAGTAAATGCACTTTTTTATCAATAAAAAAATAGCCTTACTGTCATTACCACGAAAGTGGTAATCTCATTATTACTTAGAATTAGGAGATTGCCTTTTTCAAGGCAATGACATAAAACAATTTCATCAAGAAAAAATAAAAGAACGTTCAAGCGTCAATCCACGGCTGACTGTCGACAGTCGACTGTCGACTGCCATGCGTTCAAGCGTCAGCACGTGGCGAAGAAAAATCGAAACGGCTGAAATCATAATCTAAAGAGAAATAAAAAACGGCATTAGAAAAATAGCGTTAAGAAAATAAGCGTCGAGCGTAAAGAAAGTTTTGCTGTTCGAAGTTCTGCTTAGAATAAACAGAACAAGTTTAAAAACTTTTAGCGAAGACGATTATTTTTAGCGTGATTTTTCGTAAGCCTTGATTTTTTCTTTGTTACTTTCTTTGTATCAAGACAAAGAAAGTAAATACACAAACTTATAAAGAAACCACAAAACACATATCCATTAATATAAATTAACAATAATAGAATGTAATATTTAGATATTTTAACAAACAACTATTAAATATCTATATTAATTTAGTTCTAATTAAAATAATAATCATGAATAACTTTATTGTAAATCAAATCCCAACGGCTACATTGCAAGCCATTAAACAAGCAGTAGCCAATCAAATTACAGCTGCCAACCAATATAAAGTTGGACTCTCAGACGCAGAAAAAAGTGGTTTGCGTACCATGGCATTTGGCAGAGAAGGCTTTGCACGTACGGTAAACAAAATTGCACAAACACATGTAAACAGCTTAGCCAGAGAACTAAACCCAACTGATTTAGATGCCAAACTAAACTACGATGCAG carries:
- a CDS encoding carboxypeptidase-like regulatory domain-containing protein; translated protein: MLKLNFTYCFIILFLSTFAQHTITIKGLVRDNENLPIANVNIIQKGTNNSTTTNENGEYSLRLDFDDNFCEVEFKHIQFALQTIKVFSSNKMKKK
- a CDS encoding TonB-dependent receptor plug domain-containing protein, producing the protein MTSNVNEIDSIEIVSKSKGNTEQKLDAKSAEYFPNPTNDIGTIVKTFAGVQSNNELTGQYNVRGGNYDENLVYVNDFEIYKTFLTSSGQQEGLSFANVDLVESLSFSAGGFEAKYNDKMSSVLNVKYKTPTAFKGSVMASLLGVNAHIEGITKNEKFTFLTGVRYKSNAYLLGTLDAKGEYNPNFFDVQGNFHYKPNNKNDIEILAYHAFNKYKFTPDLQETRAGTFDKLIRFLVDFEGGENSQFNNTMAGIAYKFVPNSTFSMKINSAFWKMQELEQFNITGYYSLDEIEIDPNKDNFGNVKENLGAGTFQDWARNKLDAIVFNTAWNGKLAFKKHLLEFGNTVQYEKINDKLSEWTRIDSAGYAVPYSGNYITIQNRLKSTIELQSVRTHGYVQHKWNIRDDSVKLFITTGIRYHFWNVNKEFLVSPRMQMVYKPNIKADLTLRASLGMYQQAPFYRELRDFDGNINKQVKAQKSAQIVLGADYVFKAWGNRNFKLTTEAYYKYLWQLNPYEIEDIRIRYFAKNNATGYATGVDVRFFGELVKGTDSWVSISYLSTKENLNDDFYYKTSTNNSGDIDSQIVYPGKIRRPTDQTLFFNLYFQDYLVKNKSFKVHFNLVVGTGLPFGPPDRQRYKDVLKIPPYRRLDIGFSYLIIDGDKRTKETKSFGAKFDKIWTSFEVFNIIGIYNTLSYRWIKDIDNNQWAIPNYLTNRRFNLKLHISW
- a CDS encoding aconitate hydratase; translated protein: MIFDLDMIKKVYAEFPAKVDKAKAQLNRPLTLAEKILFAHLHESQSLEDFQRGTSYVDFAPDRVAMQDATAQMALLQFMQAGRKKVAVPSTVHADHLIQAKIGADKDLQDAINTNNEVYNFLASVSNKYGVGFWKPGAGIIHQVVLENYAFPGGMMIGTDSHTVNAGGLGMIAIGVGGADAVDVMAGMPWELKWPKLIGVKLTGKLSGWTSPKDVILKVAGILTVKGGTGCIVEYFGEGVTAMSCTGKGTIANMGAEIGATTSTFGYDASMSRYLSGTGRAEVAALADTIKSYLNADPECYEQPEKYFDQVLEIDLNTLEPHLNRPFTPDLATRISKLKEAADKNGWPLDVQVGLIGSCTNSSYEDISRAASLAKQVKEKGLKSKAQFTITPGSEQVRFTIERDGFIELFDEIGANVFANACGPCIGQWSREGADKGEKNTIVHSFNRNFAKRADGNPNTYAFVGSPEMVTALAIAGRLDFNPLTDTLINEKGEAVKLDEPTGFELPPNGFAVDDPGYQAPAEDGSGVEVIINPNSDRLQVLNGFKPWEGDDIKGLKLLIKAKGKCTTDHISMAGPWLRFRGHLDNISNNMLIGAVNAFNDKTDNVLNELTGEYGAVPATARAYKAQGLGSIVFGDENYGEGSSREHAAMEPRHLGVRAVVVKSFARIHETNLKKQGMLALTFINKDDYNKVQENDTVDIVGLTEFAPGKNLTIVLHHKDGSTESFDVAHSYNEQQIGWFKAGSALNLIKQQVAN
- a CDS encoding EVE domain-containing protein; protein product: MQYWIMKSEPDVFSYDDLVQKGQEHWDGVRNYTARNNMKAMKVGDKALFYHSNIDKAVVGIMKIVKTAYQDPTSDDERWVCVDVAPFKKLKKSVSLAQIKANPNLQEIKMIKQGRLSVIDITKEEFEEILKMSQ
- a CDS encoding menaquinone biosynthesis protein, whose protein sequence is MVEEKIYHISAVSYLNTKPFLYGIQASSIQNQIRLSQDNPAQCAIHLLNNKIDIGLVPVAIIPLLSNAHIISPFCIGANGYVKTVSLYANVPIDEIQTVYLDEQSRTSVLLVQILFKEYWKKEVQFLPAYPNYENNIKNYEAAVVIGDRCIQLIDKYVYNYDLSYTWKQHTGLPFVFAAWVSNKILDNDFLLEFNHALEYGIQHKNILAEQYASYNTNSFDVLNYWTDNIIYKLDEDMKQALELFLRKINPKQQIFYCF